Proteins from a genomic interval of Yarrowia lipolytica chromosome 1E, complete sequence:
- a CDS encoding uncharacterized protein (Compare to YALI0E32879g, weakly similar to uniprot|Q7RZA3 Neurospora crassa NCU03965.1) translates to MFLLPPPPPMRGQHVGLYTMGTTVASPTAAQLYRDPNIDPIDATCVPTPETVGFTAPEGTYTPMECVYLAPPPPHPSDPPPVVVNPLAPTTASPQAFSNGVKLTVFAFQDKNTPQKAAPVSSGSLFSFSPASGSGWLRRPSHSLGPELSKVDSRGSDNSNSTSIYAQSSSAQASTNAVSVPISVPGSTVNVDNTNPSASSLGMFLRKKSVSSEWGTNVGSVQTAQDSSFEDDYGTPPSSTGLGASPATNNKNSKRTRPKNSLVKNNSSYLSRTIVREGLTKLLCERPLGELFVVTNINRSLQWLDLQDYQSDVHPQRHEALTKILLTRAHPLCHDVNRKTKSLAGFDLIVGFSSGDILWIDLVTGKYNRINKNGEVCKAAVVDIKWLPNSDSRFVAAHANGWVAVYDKDRDGGICEVAQSYVESKKDYRHKQGSVVDIEHCHVIKSHTEQSKQNPMALFAVSPKPLTSIAFSPISHRTLAVTGRDGYTRLINLMTEQATDVFPSYFGGVMCCAFSPCGRYLATGGQDDLVSLYRVDSTSSGQSAQIMARLQGHNSYVSHVAFDSYISDPRSIRLGSVGQDGCLLLWDVDVHTSTVRKGRSRSNSAATSLAPKADRYGTLIHPFVSRLEPSAQLSQPVVSLPVKAANKECEPLTYLEFLSDRVIAAGKDGRIWTWKRPNV, encoded by the coding sequence ATGTTTCTATTACCGCCCCCGCCGCCCATGCGAGGCCAACATGTCGGTCTCTACACCATGGGCACCACGGTTGCCTCTCCCACCGCCGCCCAGCTCTACAGAGACCCCAACATTGATCCCATCGACGCTACATGTGTGCCTACCCCTGAAACGGTCGGTTTCACCGCCCCCGAGGGCACATACACCCCTATGGAGTGTGTTTATTTGGCCCCTCCACCTCCCCATCCTTCTGATCCCCCACCAGTGGTCGTCAACCCCCTGGCTCCCAcaacagcttctcctcAGGCATTTTCGAACGGTGTCAAACTCACCGTTTTTGCGTTCCAGGATAAAAACACCCCGCAAAAGGCCGCCCCAGTATCCAGCGGATCGCTGTTCAGCTTCTCCCCAGCCTCGGGATCAGGTTGGCTCCGTCGACCCTCGCATTCCCTGGGCCCCGAACTCTCCAAGGTCGACTCCCGTGGAAGTGACAACAGCAACTCGACATCCATCTACGCGCAGTCGTCATCTGCGCAAGCCTCCACTAACGCCGTGTCCGTACCCATCAGTGTGCCCGGAAGCACTGTGAACGTTGACAATACTAACCCTTCTGCCTCCAGTCTGGGCATGTTCCTCCGAAAAAAATCTGTCTCTTCCGAATGGGGCACCAACGTCGGAAGCGTACAAACTGCCCAGGACTCGTCGTTCGAAGATGACTACGGTACCCCTCCCAGTAGCACCGGTCTGGGTGCCAGCCctgccaccaacaacaaaaacagcaaGCGAACTCGGCCGAAAAACTCGCTTGTCAAGAACAATTCGTCCTATCTCAGTCGTACCATTGTCAGAGAAGGTCTCACTAAGCTGCTGTGTGAACGTCCTCTCGGAGAACTATTTGTGGTCACTAACATCAATCGGTCTCTACAGTGGCTGGACTTGCAGGACTACCAGTCAGATGTACATCCTCAACGACACGAGGCTCTGACCAAGATTCTCCTTACCCGAGCCCATCCTCTCTGCCACGATGTTAACCGAAAGACAAAGTCTCTTGCAGGTTTCGATCTCATTGTGGGTTTCTCGTCTGGAGACATTCTGTGGATCGATCTGGTCACTGGAAAGTACAACCGAATCAACAAGAACGGTGAGGTGTGCAAGGCCGCCGTTGTGGACATCAAATGGCTTCCCAACTCCGACTCTCGATTTGTGGCCGCCCATGCTAACGGGTGGGTGGCTGTCTACGATAAGGACCGTGATGGAGGCATCTGCGAAGTTGCCCAATCTTACGTCGAGAGCAAAAAGGATTACCGACATAAGCAGGGGTCTGTTGTAGACATTGAACactgtcacgtgatcaaatCTCACACTGAGCAGAGCAAGCAGAACCCTATGGCTCTCTTTGCTGTCTCGCCAAAGCCCTTGACCTCTATCGCCTTCTCCCCCATCTCTCACCGGACTCTGGCAGTCACTGGACGAGATGGATACACTCGGCTGATCAACCTCATGACTGAACAGGCCACTGACGTGTTCCCCTCGTACTTTGGAGGCGTCATGTGCTGTGCATTCTCGCCCTGTGGCCGCTATTTGGCTACTGGAGGCCAAGATGACCTTGTTTCGTTGTACAGAGTCGACAGTACTTCTTCGGGCCAATCAGCTCAGATTATGGCTCGACTTCAAGGCCACAACTCGTACGTCAGCCATGTTGCCTTTGATTCTTACATCAGCGACCCTCGATCTATCCGTTTGGGTTCTGTTGGTCAGGACGGCTGTTTGCTTCTCTGGGACGTTGATGTCCACACTTCGACGGTTCGAAAGGGACGATCTCGGTCTAACTCTGCCGCAACTTCTCTCGCCCCCAAGGCTGACCGGTATGGTACATTGATTCATCCCTTCGTGTCCCGTCTGGAGCCCTCTGCTCAGCTGTCTCAGCCCGTAGTCAGTCTCCCTGTCAAGGCTGCAAATAAGGAGTGTGAACCTCTGACGTATCTTGAGTTCCTGAGTGATCGAGTGATTGCTGCAGGCAAGGACGGACGAATCTGGACCTGGAAGCGACCTAATGTTTAA